The nucleotide window GATGACCCTGGGCGTGACGTCGCAGTCGTGCATCTCGGCGGCGGAGTAGAGGACCCGCTCGAGTTCGGTCCGCGCGTACTCCATCAGCGCCATCGTCTCGCCCCGCACCTCGCCGTGGAGCGTGATCTCCTCGGCGATCACGTTGCTCGCGATCCCCCCCTCGATCCGGCCGAGGTTCACCCGCGTCATCCCGTCGGCGTGCCGGGGGATCGCGTAGGCGTTCTGGATCGCGGTGGCCACCGCCTGCATCGCGTTCGCGCCCTCGTTGGGCGCCTTGCCGGCGTGCGCGCTCGCACCCTCGAACGTCGCGGTGAGGTGGGCCATCGCCAGCGGCTTCTCCACCCCGGCGACGATGGTCCCCGTGGGGGTGTCGAGGCCGACGTGGAACCCGAGCAGGTAGTCGACGTCGTCGACGTGGCCGCTCTCGGTCATCGGCTTCCCGCCCCCCGAGATCTCCTCGGCGGGCTGGAAGAAGACGCGGAACGTCCCCGAGAAGTCGCTCTCCTTCACCGCCTCGATCGTGCCGAGCGCGATCGCGAGGTGGGCGTCGTGGCCGCAGGCGTGCATGTAGCCGTCGTGCTCGGAGACGAACCCCTCGTCGGCCGGGCGGTGTCCCGGTTCGTCGGACTCCTGGAGGGAGATGGCGTCGAGGTCGACGCGGAGCCCGACCGTCGGCCCCTCGCCCCGTTCCAGGGTGGCGACGACGCCGGTGTGGCCCGCGGCGGTCAGTTCGAGGACGTCCTCCCGTGCGCCGGCCGCCCGCGCGCGCTCGTGCCAGAACGCCAGTTCTGACTCGTCGGGGACCGCCATCCGGTGATCCGTCGAGAGCGCCTCCCGGCCGACGGCGATTCGGTCGACCCCGAGCCGTTCGAGCTCCTCGACGACGCGGCTCGTCGTCCGGAACTCGCACCACCCGGGCTCGGGATACCGGTGGAACTCCCGCCGGAGTTGCGGCAGGCGGCTCCGAATATCGTGAGAAAGCATACCACGGTGATATGTCACGCCGCACCTTAAGCGTACGCAGTCGTCGCGTGCGGTGGACGCGAAGACGGCTGAGGGACACCCGGCGACGATCCCATCGCCACTCGACGAACCGACTCGAACCCTACCCGAGGTGGGCGACCGCGTCCATCTCGACGTCGACGTCCTCGGGGAGTCGCGACACCTCGACGCAGACCCGGGCGGGCGGATCCTCGCCGAATCGGGCGGCGTAGGCCTCGTTGACGCGGTCGTAGTCGTCGAGGTCGGTCAGGTAGACGGTCACCTTCACGACGTCGTCCAGCCCGTCGCCGCCAGCCGCCTCGACGACCGCGGCGACGTTGTCGAGGACCTGCTCCGTCCGGTCACCGACGTCGCCCTCGACGGGCTCGTCCGTCGCCGGGTCGACCGGGCCGTAGCCGGAGACGTACAGCGTGTCGCCGGCGCGAACGCCCTGCGAGTAGGGGTTGTCGGTGCAGGGTGCGCCGTCCGTGACGACCGGGTCGGTCATCGTGCCGTCGCGGCCTCCGCGGTGACCTGTTCGATCGCGTCCGCGACGACGTCCATCGCCGTCTCGGCGAGCTCCTCGGTCAGCACGAGCGGCGGGAGGAGCCTGAGGACGTTGCCGTGGCGGCCGGCCGTCCACACGAGGACGCCGCGCTCGAAGCAGTACTGCTGGATGGCGTCGACGACCTCGCCGTTCGGGTCGCCGTTCTCGTCGCGGAACTCGGCGCCGACGAACAGCCCCCGGCCGCGCACCTCCGCCAGGCGGTCCGTTCCCTCGCCGGCCTCTCGGAGCCGGTCGCGGATGGACGAGCCCAGTTCGCGCGCGTGCGCCAGGAGGTCGTGGTCCTGGATGTACTCGATGGCGCGGGTACCCGCCCGCATGCCGACGACGTGGCCCCGGTACGTGCCGGCGTGATCTCCCGAGCCCCACGTGTCGAGGTCCTCGTGGTACATCGTCGCCGACAGGGGGAACCCGACGCCGCCGAGCGCCTTCGCGGACGTCATGGCGTCGGGCGTGACGCCGGCCCAGTCGCTGGCCCACCACTCGCCCGTCCGGCCCAGGCCGCTCTGGATCTCGTCGAACACGAGCGGCACGTCGTTGTCGTCGGCGATGTCGCGGAGCCCCCGGAGGAACCCCTCCGGCGGCGTGATCACGCCGCCCTCGCCCTGGATCGGCTCGACGAAGATGCCAGCCGGGTTCGCGAGCCCGCCGTACGGGTCCTCGATGATCGCCTGCACCTCCTCGAGCGCGTGGTCGACGGACTCCTCGGGGGTCTTCCCCTGCCGGAGGGGATTCGGGTACGGCGCGTGGACGACGTCGCCGAGCAGCGGCGTGTACGCCTCCTTGAACCCCGTGTTCGAGGTGAGGCTCATCGCGCCGGTCGTCGCGCCGTGGTAGGCGCCGCGGAAGGCGACGAGGCCGTCGCCGCCCGTGTTGTACTTCGCGAGCTTGATCGACGCCTCGATCGCGTCGCTCCCGGTCGGGCCGCCGAACACGACCCGGTTCTGCCCCTGCAACCCGGCCGGTGCGATCTCGTCCAGCTTCTCGATCAGTTCGAGGCGGGCCTCGGTGGGGAAGTCGACGGTGTGGACGAGCTTGTCCGCCTGCTCGTGGACCGCCTCCAGGACGTACGGGTTGGCGTGGCCGACGTTGAGCACGCCGATGCCGGCGAACAGGTCGATGTACGTGTTGCCGTCGGCGTCGCGGACGGTCGCCCCCTTCCCCTCCTCGAACGCGATGGGGATGTCCTCGGGGTAGGCGACCGCGCTGCTGTCGATCTCGCGCTGTCTCGCCAGCAGGTCCCGGGAGTTCGGCCCCGGCACGTCGCCGACGTCCGGTGCGTCCTCGAAGTGCAGCTCCTCGATCGGCGGTCCGGCTGTCATGTGTGGTGGCATGAAGAACGAGGATAAATAATTTGTCCACGAATACCATACAGGTCGTACACAATAGTCGTTTTCGAGTTGGCGAGGGGGGTGCGGCGTGGACATCCGTCACTCGTCGAGTGCCGCGCCCCGTCGAGTGGGCGGTCGGCATCGAGACGGTCGGGAACGAGACTGTCGGCACTCGGGGGAGTTCCTCGAAAGTGGAACGAGACCGGCCAGCATGTTCACCTGGCGGTCATCGTCCACCCAAGCTAAGGCGATCACCGGTGGATGCCGGGCCGCCATCGACTGCTAGCCTGTACCACGGAATAACTCTTGTGTCGGCCGGGAGTGCGACGGGACGACTGCGTCCGCCGCACCTGGTCCGGATTCGACACGTCTGTCGTGAGCGTCGACTGGGAGGAGGTGAGGGTGTCGCGGTCACTCTTCTGGACGAGACGCGTGCGTTACGGTCGGAGGCGAAAAACGCCGGGCCGTGTCGAGCCGCCGAACCGGCGTTCGGGTCTCGATCGACGCCGATGTCTGTGGGTTCTCGGAGGGCTGCGCGATCAGCCCTACGCGGAGGTATTAGCACAACTAGATAAATCCTCTGACGGACGATCGAACGGCCGACACCCGTTCGGCGGCGGTTCCGTCGCTTCGACCCCCGGCCGATAGTCGCTCGAGGAGACGTCGTCGTGAACGGACGTCGGCCCGAACAGGTAACTAACCACGGAGCTACGTCCGTCGCATGGTCGACGTGAGCGGCCACTTCGGGATGGCGCTGCTGTTCGCCGCGCCGGCGTGGATCGTCTGGGGACGACGGGGCGCGCTCGGGTTCACGGCGTTCACGCTGACGACGGCGATGTTGCCGGACGTCGATCTGGTGCTCGAGGCGTTCCTCCCGGTCGTCCACCACGGCGTGACCCACACGGTCCTGTTCGTCGCGCTGGTGAGCCTCGTCTTCGGCGCCGTCGCGGCGCACTGGCTCACCGATCGATTCAACGACCATCCGTGGATCAGGAGCACCGCCATCTCCAGGGAGACGGTTTTCGTCTTCGCCACGGGAGGGCTGCTCACCGGCGGAATCAGCCACCTCTTCGCGGACGTGCTCTCGGCGCCGGACATCGCGGCGCCGCTCTCGCCGTTCTGGCCGATCTATCCGGAACCGGTGATCGTCGACGCCATCTACTACGGGTCGCCGATCTGGAACTTCGGGCTGCTCGCCGTCGCGTCCTCGATCCACTTCGTGCTCGCGCGCTACGAGAGCTACCCGCTCGACACGCGCTACCGGATCGGAGGCCGGACCGAGTCCGGGAAGCCGCCGTCGTAGCGACTTCGCGCGGGTGACGTGTTCATCGGGAGGAGACGGAGCCGTGGAGAGATGTTTATAGGCCCCGAACGGGAACCCTTTCGTGGTGGCGATGACGAACGTTACCCCCGCCGAGCCCCTTGTGACGAAGGCTTTCAACTGAGCCACCACATCACTTCCCGTATCAGAACCATCTCGGAACGTTCGAGTGACCACACCGGCGAGCGACCACACAATTATCCGGATCGCTCTCCTACTGGAAGGGATGGCAGATGACAAACAGGGCCGAGACGACCAAGCGGACGACGAAAAGCGGCGCCAGCAAGAGCGGATGCAGGAGGAGGCGCGTACCCGCGCCGATGAACCCGAACCGATGCGCGGCGACCCCGGTGAGCGGCTCGGTGACCTCGATGACGAGCTCGAAACCCACGACTATCCGACCACGACGGACGAACTGGTCGAGGCCTACGGCGACTACGAGATCGAAACCCAGGGTGGGGAGGAATCCCTCGAGGAAGTGCTCGCCCCGACTGACAACCAGACGTACGACTCCGCCGACGACGTTCGCAGCCGGGTACTGGGACTACTCCATCGCTGACGAACACGTCCCAATTACCCGGTCTAGCAATTGAGGAACCTCTGACTCTGGGACGTATATCCTCTGTACGTAGCTTTCGAACAGTCTCGGAGCTCCCTGTAACGTTCACATGGGCTAATATGAACCAACCGCTCAGTAGAATTGCGTATATCCCGCACCAGATACCGTTCATCGTCCTGATTTCATAGCGAATGACAACTGCAGAAAGTACTTATCACCCACTTGAATACCGGAGAGTAGAATGTCTCTGGAGATTTCACGTCGTTCTGTCTTCTCCCTGCTGGGGGCCACAGCGACGGTCTTTGTGAGTGGCTGCTTTGGCTCGGCGTACGACCCTCCACCCGGAAGCCTGACGCTGAGTAACCACCACGACCAGAGCCATACGGTGACGGTCACTGTGACGACAGACGGGGAGACGCGGAGCGAGGAGTTCACCATTCGTGCGGGAAAGAGCCGGACGATAGAGGGGTACATCTCCCAAGCGGGAACGCACACTGTGGTCATTGAGGCCGACACTGGAGACACCCATGAGATGGAGGTCGAAACGACAATCAGGGCGAATGGGCTGGCAGGCCAGGCATTCAGCGTCTCCGTGATGGAGGACGGAGACCTCATCACTAGTGCCGGGATATACGACTGAACTACTGCCTCTCACAGTTAGTCCTACACCTTACGTAGTGTTCGAACGATGTTGGAGACGCTCGTGTTTTTCACGGCACTCCATCAAGATCAGCCGATACGTGAAGCCGTGAACTGAACATCGACGCGAGCGACGTCCGTATCGCATATTCAGCGTGGTTTCAACTCGAAACGGTAGTGAATCCACGTATACAACAACGAGGGCACAACGTGGGACTATGATTATGACTTCATTCGACGTGTAGTAGGGCGGATCACTAATGTCATCGTCCGAAAATAACAGAGCAAACGGACCGTCGGAACGGTATTTCTCGGCCGTTGGGGCCGGCGCGGCGATCTTAGGCCTCGTGACCTATGTAATATCAGCTTTATTACATCCGTGGACACCGCCGCACGAGACGCAGGCTGCCTTCGCGGATTATGCGGTCGAATCGACGTGGGCGCTCTACCACCTAGGAGAGCTCCTTGGAATCCTGCTGATGTGTACCGCTATCCTAGCCCTGACGTGGCGACTCCGCAGAGGTGTTGCCGGAGTGTGGGCGACTCTTGGTGGCGCTGCGATGGTGGTCTGTGCAGGTGTCTACGCCGTCTTCATCGCGGTAGACGGTGTCGCTCTCGGAATCCTGGTCGATCGCTGGGCAGAGGCAGGACCGGAACAACAGGAACTCATGTTCGAGACCGCCTTCGCCGTTCGACAGATCGAAGGCGGACTCTTCAGCATCCAGTGGCTGATGTTCGGCATCGCAGCCGGACTCTTCGCGGGAGCGTTCTTCGCCAGTGCCGAGACACCGTTTCGACTCGGATGGCTGAGTGGCATGGGCTGGCTGAGCGTGGTCGCCAGTCTCGGAGCACTCTCCTTTGGAGTTGTCCAGGCGCAAACCGGATACTCCGACCTGTCGATGGCCTTCCAAACCGAATTATATTTTGGCGTGGTTTGGGTCGTCGCCGTCGGGCTATTTCTCTACCGGCACCCGGTACACGTCGATACGCTCGATGAGGTCTCCCACCGAGAGGACGACGAGCAACGGCACGACCCGGCTAGCTGAAGGCGTCGAAATTGCAGTGAGAGGATTCGGAATGCTCCTCACGAAAATAGAGTCGAGAGATTCCCGGTTTCAACTCGGGCCGTTCCACCGCTCACCTGTACTTAGCGACTCCCGCTACACCTGTTCGTCTCACTCGTTGTGATTTCCAGCAATCGATCCAGTAGTAGCTCGCGTGTCTGCCCTGGAGAGCCGCTTGTGACGAAGGCATTCAACTGAGCCACCACATCGAAGCCGTTCTACTCACCTCTCTCCCCAGTCGACCGACCGTTTCTCGGACCACGGACTGAACTTCGTCCACCTGACCTCGCCTCCACAATCCGCCGGTATCGCACATCGGTATGGTCCGGTTCCATCGTGGTCCGGTACGTACTCGACGCCATCCGACGCCGATCCGTCGGCATCGGTTTCCAACCCGCAAAATCGCTTAAGCGCGTAGGGTCGGCCTACCGAGTCGATGGCGAACTACGACGCCACCGACGGGGTCGAGTACGGTCAGCTTATCCACCGACGAGGGTTCCTGAAACTCCTCGGGGCGGCCGGCGTCGCGGTGGCCGGGGACGTCGCGAGCGGTTCGGCGTCCCCGTCGGCCGGGTTCGGGTACGGAGGGGTGCGGACGACCGATTCCTGGACGCCGCCCGCGAGGGATTCGGCGGACGAGGACGATATCGACGGCCGGTCGGCACCCCCGCACGCCCCCGTCCCGGACGACGACGCCAGCCAGGGGTACGGAGAGTTCTGGTACGGTGGCTGACGTCGCGATCTTCGAACATTTCATGATTCAACGATGACGAGAAACCACGACTACGAGACGCCCTCCGAGGGAACGACCGACTGGCACGTCCCGCTGAACGCGAACTTCGAGCGGATGGACACCGACGTCGAACTCCGCGACGTCGAATCGAAACTCGGCGACTACGTCCCCAAACCGGGCGCCAAGTTCCTCGCGACCGACACGGAGAACGTGTTCCTCGGCGACGGCGAGCAGTGGAATCGACTCGCCTCGGCCGGCCGCCACCCCTCGTTCGAGGCGGTCGACGTGACCGGCGGGTTCACCGACCCCGCCGGCGTGACACACTCCGGCGAACTCGCGGAGAAGAGCGACCTCGCCTGGGGTCGCGGGAGGGCGAGTATCGGCTACCCCCGCCCGAACGACGGTCTGGCCGGAGTCGCCGAGGCGGTCGGGTCGAACCGGACCGTCGTGCTCGAACCCGGCGGGACGTACGCCGGTTCCGAGACGATCACCGTCGATCCCGGCCAGGGGGACGCCGTGATCGACGCCCGGGGTGCGATCCTCGACTACACCGGGACGGGCGTCTGCGTCGATGTGCTGGAGAACGCCACCGATGGGGCCGCCGGACGGGTCCGCTGGGTCGGCGGCGAGTTCCGGGGGCCAGGCCAGGGTACCGGCACCGCGTTCCGCGTCACCGACTCGTCCGCACACGACCTCTCGCCCGACCGCGTCGGCGTCGGGAAGGACAACGGGTGGCAACGCGCGTTCTACCTCCGCGTCGTCGACCACCGGACGGAGGCCAACGCCATCCACGACGTCCTCGGGATCGAGAACTGCGACCGCTGGGTCCTCTTCCACGGGCCGAGCGACACGGACGGCGACGGGGCCGGGTCGTTCCGGTTCACCCGCGTCGAGAACCTCGTGGGCGACGTCGACGGGACGCCGGCCATCGAGACTACGGCCGACACGAACCCGTACAACTCGACGTTCGCCCACCTCACCGGGTCCGTGAACGTCCAGGACGGACGGTTGCTCCACGTCGCCGGGGGGTGGGCGTCGTCCGAGATCTACGACCTGTTCGCCGAGGCCGGCGACGCGAACTCGGGGTGCGTGATGGACTTCGGACCGGTCTCCAGGACCCCGATGGCGATCCACTCGATCGAGGGGGGCGGGAGCATCGACGGCGTCGACGGCGCCGTCGCCGGTCAGCGCGGGATCGAACTCCGCGGGTCCCTCGCGGCGGACGGGTGGAGTCTGCGGAACGTCGGCGATCAGCGGTTGACGATCGGCGGTGACGGGGACGCCGCGACGTTCGACGGGAACTCCGGCGTGTTCGAGTTCCGGCAGGACGGGAGCACGACGACCGCGTTGCGCCCGGACCAGACCGTCATCCCCGAGCGCGACCTGACCGGCGTCGACCCGGAGTCGGGCGCGATCGCCAAACACGACGGGAGCGGTTCACCGAGCGAGTCGCTGTGCTTCGAGCAGGCCGGGTCGTGGTACAACGTCGTCGACGGATCGACGTTCTGACGGGGACGGGCGAGCGGAGTCCTCGGTCCGCGGCGTAGTCGCCACCCCCCGGCTCAGTCGTCGGGTTCCGACTCGGCGCTCCGACTCAATCGCGGGACTCCTCCTCCCGTTCGCCGAGGTGCGCGCGCAGGGTGTCCACGTCCTTGTTGCCGGCGCCGGTGTTGAGCAGGACGACCGTGTCGTCCGGCCCGAACTCCCCCCGCTCGGCGAGTTCGAAGGCGCCCGAGACGGCCGCGGCGGGGGTGGCGCCGACCTCCAGGCCCTCGGTCCGGGCGACCTCGATGGCGGCGTCGAGGATTGCCCGGTCGCTCGTCGCGACCGCGCCGCCGTCGCTCTCGGCGAGGGCCTCCAGGATCAGCGGCGAGGCGCCGGGGTCGGGGACGGCGATGCCGTTGCAGGCGGTCGTGATGTCGATCCACGCCTCGTGGACCTCGGTCCCCTCCTCCCAGGCGCGGACGACCGGCGCGCAGCCCTCGGCCTGCGCGGCGTACATCCCCGGCAGCCCCTCGGAGAGCCCGAGCTCCTCGAACTCCTTGGCGGCCTTGTGCATCCCGACGAGGCCGACGCCGCCGCCGGTCGGGTAGACGACCGCGTCGGGCGTCTCCCAGCCCAGTTGCTCGATGGTCTCGTGGGCCATCGTCTTCTTGCCGTCGTGGCGGTACGGCGTGACGAACGTCTTGGTGGAGTACCAGCCCGCGCGGTCGCCCTCCGCACCCTCGGCCATCGCGGCGGCGTACTCGGAACCGGCGTCGGTGATCTCTCCCTTCGCGACCCGGAGGTCGCCGCCGTGGACCTCCGTCATCGCCTTCTGGGTGAACCCCGCCCTGTCGGGGAGGAACACGTGCGCGTCCATCCCGGCGCGGGCGGCGTAGGCGGCCGCGGACTGGCCCGCGTTGCCGGCGCTGTTGAGCGCGATCTCCCGGGCGCCGTGCTCGCTCGCGGCGGTCATCGCGGCGGTCTGTCCGCGGTCCTTGAACGTCCCCGTCGGGTTCCGGCCCTCGTCCTTGAGGTACACCGCGCCGACGCCCATCCGGTCGGCGAGCGTCGGGCACTCGACCAGCGGGGTCGCCCCCTCGTCGAGCGACACGGCCGCCTCGCGGGGGAACGGGAGCAGTTCCTCGTAGCGCCACATCGAGTCGAAACGGCGGGTCTCGATCGCCTCGCGCGTGAGGTCGACGCGGTCGAGGTCGTACTCGGGGTCGAGCATGCCCCCGCAATCCGGACAGCCGTGTGTCGTCGTCTCCGGGTCGTGGAGCGCCTCGCAGTCCACGCAGCGGAGGCCGACGAACGCCTCGGTGGTTCGCATGGGCGAGGGTTGGCCGGCCGGGACTAACCGCTTTGCGCCTCCGGTCCTGGTGTCCGGGAACGAGGGTGTTCCCTGGAGTGGTAGGCGGTACTCGTAGCTTCTCGTGCCTGGAGGTAGTGCTCGTCCTCCTCACAACCGCGGTTGCGGCGCAAAAGCCCGAGACGGCGAGCGAACGCGACGGATACGGACGCTCCCTCGAACGGCTTCCCGACCTCGAACCACTCCCCGAAGACGAGCTAGTCCGCGGTGTTCCCGTCCGCCTCCGAGTCCGCGTCCGCGGTCGGCGCGGCGTCCAGCGCCCACTCGTCCGAACCCAGGAGCGACGCGGGAACGCTCACCGACTCCCCGTCCAGCCCCTCTGCGTACT belongs to Halorarum halophilum and includes:
- a CDS encoding amidohydrolase, coding for MLSHDIRSRLPQLRREFHRYPEPGWCEFRTTSRVVEELERLGVDRIAVGREALSTDHRMAVPDESELAFWHERARAAGAREDVLELTAAGHTGVVATLERGEGPTVGLRVDLDAISLQESDEPGHRPADEGFVSEHDGYMHACGHDAHLAIALGTIEAVKESDFSGTFRVFFQPAEEISGGGKPMTESGHVDDVDYLLGFHVGLDTPTGTIVAGVEKPLAMAHLTATFEGASAHAGKAPNEGANAMQAVATAIQNAYAIPRHADGMTRVNLGRIEGGIASNVIAEEITLHGEVRGETMALMEYARTELERVLYSAAEMHDCDVTPRVISESPRVDSDPRLRDLIGHVARNHDAVEEVVSTVEFGASEDATFLMEHVQGNSGLASYVIVGTDHPTNHHTPTFDVDERCLGIGVDVLTDAVVETGRRRPGA
- a CDS encoding threonine synthase — encoded protein: MRTTEAFVGLRCVDCEALHDPETTTHGCPDCGGMLDPEYDLDRVDLTREAIETRRFDSMWRYEELLPFPREAAVSLDEGATPLVECPTLADRMGVGAVYLKDEGRNPTGTFKDRGQTAAMTAASEHGAREIALNSAGNAGQSAAAYAARAGMDAHVFLPDRAGFTQKAMTEVHGGDLRVAKGEITDAGSEYAAAMAEGAEGDRAGWYSTKTFVTPYRHDGKKTMAHETIEQLGWETPDAVVYPTGGGVGLVGMHKAAKEFEELGLSEGLPGMYAAQAEGCAPVVRAWEEGTEVHEAWIDITTACNGIAVPDPGASPLILEALAESDGGAVATSDRAILDAAIEVARTEGLEVGATPAAAVSGAFELAERGEFGPDDTVVLLNTGAGNKDVDTLRAHLGEREEESRD
- a CDS encoding Rid family detoxifying hydrolase, which encodes MTDPVVTDGAPCTDNPYSQGVRAGDTLYVSGYGPVDPATDEPVEGDVGDRTEQVLDNVAAVVEAAGGDGLDDVVKVTVYLTDLDDYDRVNEAYAARFGEDPPARVCVEVSRLPEDVDVEMDAVAHLG
- a CDS encoding metal-dependent hydrolase; protein product: MVDVSGHFGMALLFAAPAWIVWGRRGALGFTAFTLTTAMLPDVDLVLEAFLPVVHHGVTHTVLFVALVSLVFGAVAAHWLTDRFNDHPWIRSTAISRETVFVFATGGLLTGGISHLFADVLSAPDIAAPLSPFWPIYPEPVIVDAIYYGSPIWNFGLLAVASSIHFVLARYESYPLDTRYRIGGRTESGKPPS
- a CDS encoding aspartate aminotransferase family protein, with the protein product MTAGPPIEELHFEDAPDVGDVPGPNSRDLLARQREIDSSAVAYPEDIPIAFEEGKGATVRDADGNTYIDLFAGIGVLNVGHANPYVLEAVHEQADKLVHTVDFPTEARLELIEKLDEIAPAGLQGQNRVVFGGPTGSDAIEASIKLAKYNTGGDGLVAFRGAYHGATTGAMSLTSNTGFKEAYTPLLGDVVHAPYPNPLRQGKTPEESVDHALEEVQAIIEDPYGGLANPAGIFVEPIQGEGGVITPPEGFLRGLRDIADDNDVPLVFDEIQSGLGRTGEWWASDWAGVTPDAMTSAKALGGVGFPLSATMYHEDLDTWGSGDHAGTYRGHVVGMRAGTRAIEYIQDHDLLAHARELGSSIRDRLREAGEGTDRLAEVRGRGLFVGAEFRDENGDPNGEVVDAIQQYCFERGVLVWTAGRHGNVLRLLPPLVLTEELAETAMDVVADAIEQVTAEAATAR
- a CDS encoding DUF5789 family protein → MADDKQGRDDQADDEKRRQQERMQEEARTRADEPEPMRGDPGERLGDLDDELETHDYPTTTDELVEAYGDYEIETQGGEESLEEVLAPTDNQTYDSADDVRSRVLGLLHR